Part of the Bifidobacterium sp. ESL0775 genome is shown below.
TGAGGTGCGGCTTTCCAACGGGGCCGTCTCCAAGCTGTGGCAAACCGTCATCGGCTCCCGGGATGAAACCGTGGAAGTGCTCCAGACCTATGCGGGCGACGAGGCCAAGGAGTGGGAGCTTGATGGCGCCCCCGCGTTCACTTGTAATGCATACGGTGAAGGTAAGGCGTTCTATCTGGGTTGTGATCTCGATGGCGAAAGCATCGCGGCGCTGTTGCGGCGGTATCGCGATCAATGGGAGCCTGGGGCTTCTTCGGATATGTATGACAATCAAGATAACGGTGCAAGCGCGCAAGGCGCAGCCGGTCTGGTCCACGTCCGGCGTCGTGGTGAGTCGGGGATTTTCGATTTCTATATGACGCGCGGTCGGCAGCAGGCCAGAATCCCTCGTGTCGATGGGGATGTTGTCCTTCTTTATCGGGGACGTGTGATGCATGGACGGGACGACACAACCAGCTTCGCCGACGGCGGGAGTATTGAAATCTTTGACAATAATGGGGACGCGGGAAAGCGGACTTTCGGTGCCTCCTGTGTTCTCGATAAAAATGGGATATTGGTCACACATCGGCTGGGTTGATGATAGATTCATATGAAGGTTAAAGGAGGCCGGCAATGACGCATGACGCGACGCATCACGGTATGCATGAGGAGCATCGGCATATCACGCTGCGCAGTGTGGCCGATGCTGCCGGGGTTTCGCTCAAAACGGCTTCGAACGTCATCAACGGCACCGGTCGCATGACGGACACCACACGCGAGAAGGTCAAGAAGGTCATCGCCGAGCTGGGCTATCAGGTCAACGTGGCGGCCCGCAACCTCAATCGTGGGCAGACCGGGTTCATCACCCTCGCGGTGCCGACGCTCACCCCGCCATACCTTGCGGAACTGGCGAACCGAGTGATCGACGAGGCGCGCAAACGCAGGTATTCCGTTTATGTCACCACGTATGCGGAAGGCTCGGCGAAAGGCGCGCGAGACATGCTGCGTTCGTTCAATCCCACCGTCTCTGACGGCATCATCCTTTCGATGAGCGAGCTGGAGGACATCTCGGCCGAGGACTTCGATGTTGATTTCCCTCTGGTCGTCGTCGGCTCGCGCACGACGTGGGGCAAGGCCGACCATGTGACCCCAGACGATGTGGGGGCGGCGGCGAAAGCGACCGGTTACCTTATTTCCAAAGGCAGCTCTCATTTGGCGGTGGTGGGCGCCCGCGAGCCATTCGACGAAAAGCGGTTGGCCAGCGCCAAAGAAGGCAACGCCGAGCTGCGCCTGCGAGGCTTCGTCGAGGAATGCCGTCGGCGTGATTGCAACCTCGACCCGGAATTGATCGGGGTCACCCCCAAGGACTGGACCATCGGTGCTGGCGCCCGTGCCACGCAGGCGCTGATCGATACCGGCAAGCCATTTGATGGCCTGCTGGCGTTGAACGACCAATTGGCCCTCGGGGCGATCTCCGTGCTTTTGACCAACGGCATCAGGGTTCCTGAAGACGTCCAGGTCATCGGTTTCGACAACAGCGAGGAATCCGCCTATCTGCAGACCCCGCTGACCACGATGGACTCGCGTCTGGATTGGACGGCGCCCACCGCCGTCGAGCGCATCATCGGCCGTATCCACGGCACCATCAAGGCCCCGGAACTGCTCACGGCTGAATCAAGGATCATCGTCCGGTCGACAACCAGAAAATAACCAAGCGATAACCGGTCCAATTCATGCCAGATGACTAAGCATCGGCGATTCCGGCGCGCCGAAAACCCATGATTATAATGCTTTTGTGACGAATTTCGCTGAGGATTATCGTCGTATTCGGCCTACAGTATTGTGTAATAGGCGTTCTGCTTCATGCACCCCATCTTTTATTCGTGGGCCCGTGCAGATCGTGTTGGGAAGGTTTTTATGTTCGATCGTCGGCTGTTCACCCTCGTTCCGCGTAGTGGCGCGTTTGTCGCCGCCAAAGTGCTGAGCTTGTGGGTCTCGCTGTTGGCCGACATCGGGTTCGCCTTCATTTCCGTAGGCCTTCTCGGCAAGCTTTTCCCTGTGCTCACCGGCATCAACGCCGACGCCAAGCCCTCCGTGGCGGCGAAACTGTTAAAGGATTTCCAGGCGGTGCCGGATGGCTATTCCGCATTCGTTTTCGCCTTGGTCATCATCGCCATCATCAAATACCTGGCCGTCCGGTTTTCGCATTTCTTCGGTACCGAGGCCTCGGAACGCGTCAAGATCTCATTACGCGAACGTTTGTATGACAAAATGCTCGATTTGGGACCGACTTATTCGGAGCACGTCAGGACCGCCGATGTGGTGCAATCGCTGACCGAAGGCGTCGACCGGATACAGAGTTTCTTTGAATCGTTCCTGCCGCAACTCGCTTTCGCCGTCTTGGCGCCCCTGACCTTGTTCGTGGTGTTGTTGCCGCTGAACGCGCCGACGGCCGGCGTGCTTCTGGTCTGCGCCCCGCTGCTCATCGCCATCGTCGTCCTGGTTTCGGTGGCGACCTCGCGCGCGTATGGCAAGTATTGGGACAAATACACCGATATGGGCGCCACGTTCCTTGACAACGTCCAGGGACTCGAGACCTTGAAGACCTTCGACGCCGACGAGGCCGCAGCCCGGCACATGGGCGAGAAATCCGAGGATTTCCGCAAGTCTTCTATGAAAGTTCTTCGTATCGAACTGTTTTCGCGCTTGGCCTTGGACCTGGTCTCCTACGGCGGAACGGCCGGAGCCATCGGCATCGTCATCTGGCAGGTCGCCTCAGGGCATTTGAAACTGCCTGCGGCGTTGGTGTCCATCCTGCTCGCGGTCATGTTCTTCGTGCCGTTGCGCCGTCTCGCCGACTATGCCGACACCGCCATGAACGGGCTTTCCGCCGTACAGCGGATCTATGCGCTGCTCGATGCGCCACTCGCCGATGACGGGCAGGCCGCCTTGCCGCAGGGTGTGCAGGATTGCTCGGTGACCTTCCGCAATGTCAGCTACACGTATGTCCCGATCGAGGAAACGGATGACGACGTGCTGCCGACCCACCACACCTCGTCTTCGGACGATGCGCAAGAGCCGCAGGAAGCGCAAGCCGACGAGAAAAGCGGCGCGACCGATGAGCAGAACCGCAAAGCCTTGGATTCGGTCAGTTTCAGCGCTCGCCCCAACGGGTTCACCGCCATCGTCGGGGTCAGCGGCTCCGGCAAATCGACCATCGCCTCGCTGATCGCCGGAACACGCAGTGATTACGAAGGATCGATCAGGCTCGGCTATCGCGTCTTCGGCAGCGTCGGCAGTTGCGAATTGCACAGCCTTAAGAACCGTTCGCTGTTGGATGCCGTCACACTGGTGGATTCGCGCAGCCATCTGTTCGCCGGCACCTTGCGCGAGAACCTGTTGATGGCCAAACCAGACGCCACGGCCAACGAGATGTGGCTGGCGCTCGAAGGCGCCCATATCGACGATTTCGTCTATTCCCAGCCCCAGCGGCTCGACATGACCATCGAGGCGGACGCGCGCAACCTCTCCGGCGGCCAGCGCCAGCGCCTCTCAATCGCACGGGCGCTGCTGCGTGACAGCCCGATCTACGTGTTCGACGAAGCGACCAGCAGCGTCGACGCGGACAGCGAGCACCTCATTGACGTGACGATCCGCGATCTGGCCCGGACCCATACGGTCATCGTGATCACGCATCGGCTTTCCCAGACGGCCGACGCCGGCAACGTCGTGGTGCTTGATGGCGGCAAGGTCGTGGAAAGCGGCACTCACGCCGAGCTCATGGCTTTGGGCGGCAGGTATGCCACGATGTTCCACACCCAGGAGTCGATCGAACGTGTGTCTCACCGTAAGAGCTGGGGAAGCGCTTACGCCAAGCCGCAGCCGCGTAATCCCAAGGTGAGAAGGCCCTTCGATTTCACGTTACTGGACTATCGTTCCCATGACGAGGAAAGCCAAGAAACCAGACAAGGGCAATCAACCTCGGCAAACAGTAATAGACACAAAGGGAATGCGGATAGCTTCACCACCCATAATGCGACAACCGAAGCCGCGCGCGTTCATCTTGCGCAGGTCTCGGCTGCATCAAAATCCGGCAATGCCGGTGGCGCAAATCCCGCTGCTACGAAAGCAGGCCAGCCGGCCTCTTCGCATACAGGCACTGGTGATGTGCCTGCACATGTTGTAGGGCAACATTCAAATGGCAAATATCCGGACAAACCAGCTGATGGCACCGTTCGCGCCGATGACGGCGACACGATATTGGACGTCGCCAGCCGTCCGCGCGATGGCGGCAAACCCATGGGCACCTTCCACCTGGTGATGAGGCTCCTACGCTGCGTCGGCAGGCTCACCCCATTGATGATTGGCGCGAGCCTGTGCGGAACCATCGGCCGCCTCGCCGACACCTTCCTGCCGGTCTCCGGAGTGCTGGCGCTGATGGCGTTCTTCGGCCATCCGGTCTGGGGCATGAGCGTGGCCTATTCGGCGCTCGCGATGGTGGCCTGCGCCATTCTGCACAGCCTGATGCGTTACGCCGAGGAATACATGAACCACAACATGAGCTTCCGCATACTCGCCCTCTTGCGTTCGAAGACCTTTGAGACGTTGCGCAGGCTGGCCCCAGCGAAGCTGACGAAACGAGGCGACGGCAACCTCACCACGCTGATGACCGCCGACATCGAGCTTCTGGAAACCTTCTTCGCCCACGCCATCTCGCCGGTGGTCATCGCGCTGGCGACTTCGGTGGTCTCCGCGCTCGCCCTGTGGACGTTGGACCCTTGGTTCACGTTGCTGCTGGTACTCGCCCATCTCTTCGTCGGCGTGGTGCTGCCCCGCTTCTACGCGGGCAATGTGCGTGGCATCGGCGGCAGGATCCGCTCCGATTCCGCCAAATTAGGCGACAGGCTGATCGACGACATGCACGGCCTTGACGAGATCATCCGCTTCAACCAAGGGCGTCGTCGCCTGACCGACATCGTCTCTGACGGCAGGAACCTCTGGCTGTTTAGAAGCAGGTTGAGCCGCAAGGATGGTGTGTTTGCTGGGCTCGGGGCCGTTTCGGTCATCGCGTTCACCTTCATCTCGATCAAGATGATGTTCAGCATCGTCCAGGCCAACCCCACGTCGATGGCCATGTGCGTGGTCGCGGTGATGCTTATTTTCAGCTCCTTCGGCCCCGCTCTCGCGCTCAATGCGCTGCCGGGCAGCCTCAACCAGCCGCTCGCCGCGGCCCGCCGCCTGTTCGCTCTCTTCGACGAGCAGCCGGCCGTCGAGGAGAACGGAACGGAAAAGCCGAAATTCAGTACCGTCTCCCTGAAGGATGTGACGTTCGGCTATCCGGCGGCCCCATCTCGTTTCGGTTCCAGCCCTTCGCCGGCGCTGGTGCTCAAGGACTTCAACCTGACGACCCTTCATTCGGGCATTCTCGGGGTGCAAGGGCCTTCGGGGCATGGCAAATCCACAATCCTGAAACTGATGATGCGCTACTGGGACCCGCAACGGGGCTCAGTGGTTTTCTCCGGCGACCCGTTGCCGAAGGTCGAGGCGCATTACCGCCGCCAGGTCGAGACGATGATGGACCAAGACACCTACCTCTTCGACGGCACCGTGCGCGACAATCTGTTGGTCGCCGACCCGACTGCCAAAGACGCCGACATGCACCAGGCGTTGGAACGTGCCTCGATCGCCAGCGCCATCGACGCCTTGCCGCAGGGTTTGGATACCCCGGTCGGCGAGCTTGGCAGCAGGCTTTCCGAGGGGGAGCGGCAGCGCATAAGCCTGGCCAGGATTTTCCTGACCGATGCCTCGCTGGTGCTTTTCGACGAGCCCACCAGTCGTGTGGATGCGCTGAACGAGTCGGTCATTCTCCACTCGATCAACACCCTGGCCAACGAGCGTCCGGTCTCCATTGTTCTCGTCTCCCATCGCGCTTCCACCATGCAGATCGCCGATCGCGTGATTACGCTGTAAATCCGCAGGTGTGGTTTTGTTGGTTTTAGCATGCCCAGATATGCGGGCTGGTTCATGTAATGATTTCCAATGGCCGTCCCTTTGCATGGGCCTTTTTGGGTGCAGAAATTAGTCACTTCCGTGAGCTTGGCTGGACAGGGTCGGCTAGTAATGTGGATTCCAGATGACACAAAAGGAGCATGGCGATGAGCACAGAAGAGACCGTTGGAAAAGGCGCGGAGGTTCCGTATATTACGTTGAGCGATGGCAACAGGATTCCGCAGATCGGCCTTGGTATGCTGCGTATCGGCGATGATGAGGTGACCGATGTCGTCAAGTCCGGGCTTGAAGTCGGTTATCGCCATATCGACGCGGCCGCCGGCTACAACAACGAACCGGGCGTCGGGCGTGCGCTCGCGGAAACGGGCTTCAATACCGGAGCGGCGCGCAAGACGCTCTGGGTGACCACCAAGCTTAAGGATTCCGAGCAGGGTTACGACAACGCGCTCAAGGCCTTCGACCGCCAGTCGAACGACCTGCGCCTCGATTACGTCGACATGTACATGCTGCATTGGCCGACGCCGTTCAACTGGCGTTCCGGCGAGACATGGAAGGCCTTCGTCAGGCTGCGTGACGAAGGGCGCGTGCGCACGCTCGGTGTCTGCAACTTCCTGCCGGAACATCTCGAACGTCTGCATCGCGAGACCGGCGAATGGCCGACGGTCAATCAGATCGAGTTGCACCCCACTTGGCAGCAGCGAGAGGTCGTCGCGTTCTGCAAGGAGCACAACGTCGCCGTCGAGGCATATTCGCCGATGGCCCGCGGCGCCGATCTCAACGCGGGGGACGGCACCATCGCCCGCATCGCACAAGCCCATGGCGTCTCGCCCGCCCAGGTCATCCTGCGTTGGCATATCGAGAACGGCACCATCATCATCCCCAAGTCCGTCCACACCGCCCGTCAACGAGAGAACCTTGACCTCTTCGGCTTCTCCTTGACCTCCGACGAACACGCGCAAATCGATGCCTTGGACGGTCCGACTCGCGCCGGCCACGACCCGATGACGTTCACTTATGCATAAGTAGCCCAATACGGTTCTTTGGTATCTTTTGGTTTTATTTGTTTGGTTTCGTGTGATGTTTGTGGGGAATGTTATCGGTTCATGCCTGCCAATTGTTCATAAATGTGACAGAAACGCGACGTTTCGTATACCGATTGCAATCCGGATTCGCAATATTTAATCTGAGTTATGTTGCATTCTGAGTTACGAAAGGAGTAACCATGCCACAAAAAATCAAAGCTTCGGTCGCGTACGGAGTGGGCAAAGGATTCGCCCAACCTGAAGAGATTATCATCGACGATCCGATTGGCGCTGAGGTGCTGGTGGACGTCAAGGCGAGTGGCCTTTGCCATTCCGATTTGCATTTGGTGGAGGACGACGACCAGTTCTTCCCGTTCCCGGCCGTCATCGGCCATGAGGTCGCCGGTGTCGTCGAGGCTGTTGGCCCGGAAGTCCAAGGCATCAAAGTCGGTGATCATGTCGTCGCTTCGCTGGAGCAGGTATGCGGCCATTGCGCCAATTGCTTGAACGGCCATCCGCAGTCCTGCTCGCAGCAGCAGGAGTGCGTGCGCAAGCCCGGCGAGAAGCCGCGCCTGTCCTTCCCGGACGGCCGCCCGATCACCCAGGCCTTCGGCACCGGCGGTTTCGCCGAGAAGGCGCTGATCCATGAGAACCAGCTCGCCGTGGTCAACAACGAGGTCAAGTGGGACGAAGCCGCTTGCATCGGCTGCGCCACCATCACCGGAGCCGGCGCCGCGATCAACACCGCGCACGTCCGTCCTGGTGACACCGTCGCCGTCGTAGGCACGGGTGGCATCGGCCTCAACATCATCTCCGGCGCTCGCATTTGCGGTGCCAAGAAGATCATCGCCATCGACCTGCTCGACAACAAGCTCGAGTTCGCGAAGAAGTTCGGCGCCACCGACGTCATCAACTCCAAGAACGAGGATCCTGTCGCCAAAGTGCGCGAGCTCACCGACGGCGGTGTCGACGAGGCGTTCGAGGCCATCGGCTTCGAGTCCACGATGAAGCAGTGCTGGGATATGCTCGGCGTTGACGGCACCGCGTACTGCATTGGCCTCGCCAAGCCCGACGCGACCATCAACCTCGAGATCAACCCGGCCGACCTGCTGGTCCACCAGCGCGGCTTCAAGGGCGTCTGGATGGGCTCGACCAACATCAAGCACGACATCCCGATGTACGCCGACCTCGCCGTCGACGGCCGTCTGAATATGCACGACATCGTCACCCAGCACATCAACCTGAGCCAGATCGACGAGGCCTACGTCCAGCTTAAGAAGGGCGAAGTCATCCGCTCCGTCATCACCGAGTTCTGATTTCTGGTTTATAGAATTATAGGGAAAATTCGGGTTGAAGATGGAAATGTTACTGTCTTCAACCCGTTGTGGTCTAATTCATAATTATTGATTTTATCGTTTTAATATTTACATATATAGAGACGTTTGGCTACCTCATCTGAATGGCGATAGTTGTGTTCATCTTTCCCTTTAGTTGGCAATATCATTTGTATTGGTTGTTCTTAAATATGGAAATTGGTCTATTCGATTTGTAGAATTAATATGTGAATAAAAGCGAAGCGGTAAGGTCTTTTGATGGTCGAGCGACCGTAATTGATTTTTTTTGTGGTGCAGGAGGGTTTTCCGAAGGGTTTCGGCAGGCTGGTTTTAAGATTGTTCAGGGAGTAGAGTTCTGGAAGCCTGCACTCAGAACTCACAATGCTAACTTTGGTTTATCTGATTCGACGAAGAATATTCTTGAGTATACAGATGCTCAAAATATTGAAGAATCTATACCTGATACCGACGTGATTATTGGCAGTCCTCCATGTGTCTCGTTTTCTCTTTCCAATCATGGTGGGAACGCTAATAAAGATTTGGGTATTGACTTAATCAAGACTTTTTATCGAATAATCGCAGTGAAGAAATCTAAACCCAATAGCGTGTTACGCGCTTGGGTAATGGAGAATGTACCCAATTCAGCTAAATCTATTGAAGAGTCTTATACATTCAGTGATTTGGGATTGGATGATTGGGCACTTGAAATAGGGAAGCAGCCAGATGATATTGTTCTCGAGCCTAAGAAAAATGGGAAAGTTTTAAGGGCAGATGATTATGGATGTAGTCAGGCGCGTAAACGCTTTATTTGTGGGGAAATTATTGGAGAAGGTGTATTTAGTGATCCTGTAAAAGATGACAAAGCCAAAACTTTGGAGAATCTTTTTCATGATTTTCCGTCACCTTACCAGGATTCTCAATTGATAGGTCAGATTACTGATCCCAATTACAATGGCCTCACTATAGATGCCGACCAATTGCATGATCATTTTTATGATACTGGCGTGTACGCAGTTGAGTGGGAAAAAGCACAGGACGCAAAGCAAGATCATTCGTATATGGGTAAAATGGCGTTCCCTGAAGACCAGCATAAAGTTAGCCGAACAATTATGGCTACGAGATCGGCTAGCACAAGAGAGGCTTTGCTATATCAATCTGAAAATGGGAGAAAGGGCGATGGCGAATATCGAACACCGACTGTCCGTGAAGGCGCTGTTATCATGGGTTTCCCCATCACTTATCAATTCTATGGAAATGACGAATCGACAAAATGGCGACAAGTCGGTAATGCTGTTTGCGTTCAACTTTCAAAAGCGATAGCGGAGATGATTAAGCATCAGTTATCGTGGGATTTTGAAGATGCTCCAATCAGTATAGGTCACGATTTTCCTGATTTTTCTTATCTTGACTCTAAAAAGTTGAAGACTTTCGATAAGCCACCAGTTCGTCAGAAAGACTCTCTATTCAGGTTCCACCCTATTAAAGAGGGGAATATGACCGTAGAGTTGACTAACAAATTTGATGGAGAAAAACAATGGGTGGTTGCAGTTTTTGTTG
Proteins encoded:
- a CDS encoding LacI family DNA-binding transcriptional regulator, producing MTHDATHHGMHEEHRHITLRSVADAAGVSLKTASNVINGTGRMTDTTREKVKKVIAELGYQVNVAARNLNRGQTGFITLAVPTLTPPYLAELANRVIDEARKRRYSVYVTTYAEGSAKGARDMLRSFNPTVSDGIILSMSELEDISAEDFDVDFPLVVVGSRTTWGKADHVTPDDVGAAAKATGYLISKGSSHLAVVGAREPFDEKRLASAKEGNAELRLRGFVEECRRRDCNLDPELIGVTPKDWTIGAGARATQALIDTGKPFDGLLALNDQLALGAISVLLTNGIRVPEDVQVIGFDNSEESAYLQTPLTTMDSRLDWTAPTAVERIIGRIHGTIKAPELLTAESRIIVRSTTRK
- a CDS encoding ATP-binding cassette domain-containing protein, which encodes MFDRRLFTLVPRSGAFVAAKVLSLWVSLLADIGFAFISVGLLGKLFPVLTGINADAKPSVAAKLLKDFQAVPDGYSAFVFALVIIAIIKYLAVRFSHFFGTEASERVKISLRERLYDKMLDLGPTYSEHVRTADVVQSLTEGVDRIQSFFESFLPQLAFAVLAPLTLFVVLLPLNAPTAGVLLVCAPLLIAIVVLVSVATSRAYGKYWDKYTDMGATFLDNVQGLETLKTFDADEAAARHMGEKSEDFRKSSMKVLRIELFSRLALDLVSYGGTAGAIGIVIWQVASGHLKLPAALVSILLAVMFFVPLRRLADYADTAMNGLSAVQRIYALLDAPLADDGQAALPQGVQDCSVTFRNVSYTYVPIEETDDDVLPTHHTSSSDDAQEPQEAQADEKSGATDEQNRKALDSVSFSARPNGFTAIVGVSGSGKSTIASLIAGTRSDYEGSIRLGYRVFGSVGSCELHSLKNRSLLDAVTLVDSRSHLFAGTLRENLLMAKPDATANEMWLALEGAHIDDFVYSQPQRLDMTIEADARNLSGGQRQRLSIARALLRDSPIYVFDEATSSVDADSEHLIDVTIRDLARTHTVIVITHRLSQTADAGNVVVLDGGKVVESGTHAELMALGGRYATMFHTQESIERVSHRKSWGSAYAKPQPRNPKVRRPFDFTLLDYRSHDEESQETRQGQSTSANSNRHKGNADSFTTHNATTEAARVHLAQVSAASKSGNAGGANPAATKAGQPASSHTGTGDVPAHVVGQHSNGKYPDKPADGTVRADDGDTILDVASRPRDGGKPMGTFHLVMRLLRCVGRLTPLMIGASLCGTIGRLADTFLPVSGVLALMAFFGHPVWGMSVAYSALAMVACAILHSLMRYAEEYMNHNMSFRILALLRSKTFETLRRLAPAKLTKRGDGNLTTLMTADIELLETFFAHAISPVVIALATSVVSALALWTLDPWFTLLLVLAHLFVGVVLPRFYAGNVRGIGGRIRSDSAKLGDRLIDDMHGLDEIIRFNQGRRRLTDIVSDGRNLWLFRSRLSRKDGVFAGLGAVSVIAFTFISIKMMFSIVQANPTSMAMCVVAVMLIFSSFGPALALNALPGSLNQPLAAARRLFALFDEQPAVEENGTEKPKFSTVSLKDVTFGYPAAPSRFGSSPSPALVLKDFNLTTLHSGILGVQGPSGHGKSTILKLMMRYWDPQRGSVVFSGDPLPKVEAHYRRQVETMMDQDTYLFDGTVRDNLLVADPTAKDADMHQALERASIASAIDALPQGLDTPVGELGSRLSEGERQRISLARIFLTDASLVLFDEPTSRVDALNESVILHSINTLANERPVSIVLVSHRASTMQIADRVITL
- a CDS encoding aldo/keto reductase gives rise to the protein MSTEETVGKGAEVPYITLSDGNRIPQIGLGMLRIGDDEVTDVVKSGLEVGYRHIDAAAGYNNEPGVGRALAETGFNTGAARKTLWVTTKLKDSEQGYDNALKAFDRQSNDLRLDYVDMYMLHWPTPFNWRSGETWKAFVRLRDEGRVRTLGVCNFLPEHLERLHRETGEWPTVNQIELHPTWQQREVVAFCKEHNVAVEAYSPMARGADLNAGDGTIARIAQAHGVSPAQVILRWHIENGTIIIPKSVHTARQRENLDLFGFSLTSDEHAQIDALDGPTRAGHDPMTFTYA
- a CDS encoding Zn-dependent alcohol dehydrogenase gives rise to the protein MPQKIKASVAYGVGKGFAQPEEIIIDDPIGAEVLVDVKASGLCHSDLHLVEDDDQFFPFPAVIGHEVAGVVEAVGPEVQGIKVGDHVVASLEQVCGHCANCLNGHPQSCSQQQECVRKPGEKPRLSFPDGRPITQAFGTGGFAEKALIHENQLAVVNNEVKWDEAACIGCATITGAGAAINTAHVRPGDTVAVVGTGGIGLNIISGARICGAKKIIAIDLLDNKLEFAKKFGATDVINSKNEDPVAKVRELTDGGVDEAFEAIGFESTMKQCWDMLGVDGTAYCIGLAKPDATINLEINPADLLVHQRGFKGVWMGSTNIKHDIPMYADLAVDGRLNMHDIVTQHINLSQIDEAYVQLKKGEVIRSVITEF
- a CDS encoding DNA cytosine methyltransferase, which produces MNKSEAVRSFDGRATVIDFFCGAGGFSEGFRQAGFKIVQGVEFWKPALRTHNANFGLSDSTKNILEYTDAQNIEESIPDTDVIIGSPPCVSFSLSNHGGNANKDLGIDLIKTFYRIIAVKKSKPNSVLRAWVMENVPNSAKSIEESYTFSDLGLDDWALEIGKQPDDIVLEPKKNGKVLRADDYGCSQARKRFICGEIIGEGVFSDPVKDDKAKTLENLFHDFPSPYQDSQLIGQITDPNYNGLTIDADQLHDHFYDTGVYAVEWEKAQDAKQDHSYMGKMAFPEDQHKVSRTIMATRSASTREALLYQSENGRKGDGEYRTPTVREGAVIMGFPITYQFYGNDESTKWRQVGNAVCVQLSKAIAEMIKHQLSWDFEDAPISIGHDFPDFSYLDSKKLKTFDKPPVRQKDSLFRFHPIKEGNMTVELTNKFDGEKQWVVAVFVGTGRGFNKSIITHEQYLETKSLLLKRDMDYMDAITKGHCYSYNELEDKNAQYGFNNSDADHPYNVIQSICKGIKELDAKEHFLKERSIRIKKDKSLSEIKERIPYSQLLSIYALMHLLPRNPLTN